From Gemmatimonadota bacterium, a single genomic window includes:
- a CDS encoding nucleotidyltransferase family protein encodes MGAQHLDSYLLTQCLRRGPDVGLHSKLRGINVETWRELVDRAAWHGVAPLLYHRLGLIENLVIPPEQFARLRDLYVHCLLMNRVILEQLSEIVRETTGAGCSVLFLKGAYLAHCVYEEAALRPTGDIDLLAPAHDAERVQRLLKTLGYRYAAGTEAIDYSGLHHLRPVSRVDSVNVEVHHDLAPTGAPFVHDIVGLWGRSTRTRVGDLDLPHPAPDDLLLHVCTHAAYNDEFRLGLAVVCDIDAVVHRLGHQLDWERLIQTANSDGRSHFVYAALRLAQVLLETTISENVVASLDHDQADDEVLEAVVVYVLSTAETLPTTLRSMGEVMTASDKLKTLWRGLFPPPQTLRRIYRLRPGTKLQFLYYVVRPLDLLLRRGRKVLGFLIRSPRSKPAREKERHRRMIRAWAQGKASF; translated from the coding sequence GTGGGTGCCCAACATCTCGACTCGTACCTCTTGACGCAGTGTCTCCGGCGTGGGCCAGACGTGGGCCTTCACTCCAAGCTTCGCGGGATCAATGTCGAGACATGGCGTGAGCTGGTCGATCGAGCGGCGTGGCATGGCGTGGCTCCACTGCTCTACCACAGACTCGGACTCATTGAGAATCTTGTGATCCCACCGGAGCAGTTCGCACGGCTTCGCGATCTCTACGTCCACTGTCTCCTGATGAACCGGGTGATCCTGGAGCAGCTCTCGGAGATCGTTCGGGAGACGACCGGGGCGGGCTGTTCGGTTCTGTTCCTCAAGGGTGCCTACCTTGCGCATTGCGTCTACGAAGAGGCGGCCCTACGACCGACGGGCGATATCGATCTGTTGGCGCCGGCCCACGACGCCGAAAGGGTACAGCGCCTCCTCAAGACCCTCGGCTATCGCTACGCCGCAGGGACCGAGGCCATCGACTACTCCGGACTCCACCATCTGAGACCGGTATCTAGGGTGGATTCGGTCAACGTCGAGGTGCACCACGACTTGGCGCCTACGGGGGCACCTTTCGTGCACGACATCGTCGGCCTATGGGGTAGATCGACCCGCACGCGGGTTGGCGATCTCGACCTTCCTCATCCGGCGCCTGATGACCTCCTGCTTCATGTGTGCACCCATGCGGCCTACAACGATGAGTTTCGGCTGGGGCTGGCGGTGGTGTGTGACATCGACGCAGTGGTTCACAGGCTGGGCCACCAGTTGGACTGGGAACGACTCATTCAGACCGCTAACTCGGATGGCCGCTCTCACTTCGTGTATGCGGCTCTCCGTCTAGCTCAGGTGCTGCTCGAAACTACGATCTCGGAGAATGTGGTCGCTTCACTCGACCACGACCAGGCCGACGACGAGGTGTTGGAGGCGGTTGTCGTCTACGTGCTGAGCACTGCCGAAACGTTGCCTACCACGCTCAGGTCCATGGGAGAGGTCATGACGGCGAGTGACAAGCTCAAGACGCTATGGCGGGGACTCTTCCCGCCACCGCAGACGCTGCGACGCATCTATCGCCTCAGACCTGGAACCAAGCTCCAGTTCCTCTATTACGTTGTCCGGCCTTTGGATCTCCTTCTTCGACGGGGGCGTAAAGTCCTCGGCTTCCTCATCAGATCACCTCGCTCGAAGCCCGCGCGGGAGAAGGAGCGGCACCGGCGCATGATCCGGGCATGGGCGCAAGGGAAGGCATCCTTCTGA
- a CDS encoding ATP-binding protein: MIEVKPSLKAVLKRLKLSGLVPLLPDRAAYANKTSLAPLDFFELVLSDEIERREHKNLSTRLDRAGFDEPQTFEDFDWDAPVTFDRDCVRDLFSLSFIERREDVLFFGPVGVGKTFLACALGHSACRAGHRVLFLRSDQMLKLLHQSRADNSTEKALRSLLAPDLLIIDDFALRRLDARQSSDFYEVIIERHRRSSTIVTSNRSIEEWIPLFDDPILAQSALDRLAHNAYQVVIEGDSYRTKQRPGLRTAPLPSRPRR, encoded by the coding sequence ATGATCGAAGTGAAACCCTCGCTCAAGGCCGTCCTCAAGCGCCTCAAGCTGTCCGGGCTCGTCCCCCTCTTGCCTGACCGCGCCGCCTACGCCAACAAGACCAGCCTCGCTCCCCTCGACTTCTTCGAGCTCGTCCTCTCCGACGAGATCGAGCGCCGTGAGCACAAGAACCTCTCCACTCGCCTCGACCGCGCCGGCTTCGACGAACCCCAGACCTTCGAGGACTTCGACTGGGACGCGCCCGTCACCTTCGACCGCGACTGCGTCCGTGACCTCTTCAGCCTCTCGTTCATCGAGCGCCGTGAGGATGTCCTCTTCTTCGGACCCGTCGGTGTCGGTAAGACCTTCCTCGCGTGCGCCCTCGGTCACAGCGCGTGCCGCGCCGGACACCGCGTGCTCTTCCTGCGCTCAGACCAGATGCTCAAACTTCTGCATCAGTCCCGGGCCGATAACTCCACCGAAAAGGCGCTGCGTAGTCTGCTCGCACCTGATCTGCTCATCATCGATGACTTCGCGCTCCGCAGACTAGACGCCCGGCAGTCTAGCGACTTCTACGAGGTCATCATTGAGCGCCACCGGCGCAGCTCCACCATCGTCACCTCCAACCGCAGTATCGAGGAGTGGATCCCGCTCTTCGATGACCCCATCCTCGCTCAGAGTGCACTCGATCGCCTCGCCCACAACGCCTACCAGGTCGTCATTGAGGGCGACAGCTATCGCACCAAACAGAGGCCCGGTCTCCGGACCGCTCCGCTCCCCAGTCGCCCTAGGAGGTAG
- a CDS encoding ATP-binding cassette domain-containing protein — MDRTPILTAESLGRRLENGWIWRGLDLRLAAGERAVLTGRSGTGKSLLLRTLCGIDRPDEGHVHHRGELVTGHELPRFRARVVYVQQQPVLIPGTVLDNLELPLRFQVNAGRGTRDGRAAALLSQLGKSVGFLDQRASVLSGGEGQIVALVRALLLEPEVLLLDEPTAHLDAEATERVEEVVLEWVDAGDRAVLWTSHDRAQVDRVRRGPAIELGSAS; from the coding sequence GTGGACCGAACGCCCATTCTGACCGCTGAGAGCCTCGGGCGCCGCCTCGAGAACGGCTGGATCTGGCGTGGGCTGGACCTGAGGCTCGCCGCCGGAGAGCGTGCGGTTCTGACAGGCCGGTCGGGTACAGGTAAGTCGCTACTGCTCCGCACGTTATGCGGCATCGATCGTCCTGACGAGGGACATGTTCACCATCGCGGGGAGCTCGTGACCGGCCATGAGCTTCCGCGGTTTCGGGCGCGGGTTGTGTACGTGCAGCAGCAGCCCGTTCTGATTCCCGGCACCGTACTCGATAACCTCGAGCTCCCGCTGCGCTTCCAGGTCAACGCCGGGCGAGGCACGCGGGACGGCAGGGCTGCGGCATTGCTCTCGCAGCTAGGGAAGTCTGTCGGGTTCTTGGATCAACGGGCGTCGGTTCTGTCCGGGGGCGAGGGCCAGATCGTCGCCCTCGTGCGGGCTCTTCTTTTGGAGCCGGAAGTTCTGCTTCTCGACGAGCCCACCGCCCACCTCGACGCCGAAGCCACCGAGCGCGTGGAGGAGGTGGTCCTCGAGTGGGTGGATGCCGGAGACCGAGCTGTGCTCTGGACGAGCCACGACCGCGCGCAGGTCGATCGTGTGCGCCGCGGACCCGCCATCGAGTTGGGAAGCGCGTCGTGA
- a CDS encoding IS21 family transposase — protein sequence MAYREVDMWEILNVLRRLGRGESQATVARHTEHCRKTIRRYVTTAAELGWSPGGEEPTEELAATIYRRLRPSGDGSPGEVEQRLLPHREQIREWLKAPPGKKRGLQLTKVHGLLRRRSGVDVPYSSLHRFAIKHCGFRERRRVTLRRAECDPGELAEVDFGKLGLIPHPETDRRRTAWALVVVLPSSRHQYVHVTHSQKFPDLISGLEDAWIFFGGVSQRVVLDNLKAAVTKADLYDPIFARSFEDYARYRGFVIDAAASRHPTGKPVAERGVPYVRENLFRGEDWRHIEHLQNHATRWCLETAGTRIHGTTRQRPLDVFEEIERDQLLPLTRERYDPPSWGQCKVHPDHHISFDKALYSVPTRYIGKSVWVEANSKIVRVYSGGERIKTHPRQVPGGRATDYDDYPSELTSYALRDPKRLIRHAEEHGPQVGRFMTELLAGPFPWAKLRQGQKLLRLGQKYGSRRIDLACQRALAFELLNVRRVESILRQDLEQISLPFLVPSDCEVRPILPARFAREPGSFAHTNSPTQEIDP from the coding sequence ATGGCCTATCGGGAGGTGGACATGTGGGAGATCCTCAACGTGCTACGACGGCTCGGTCGAGGGGAGAGCCAGGCGACGGTCGCCCGTCATACGGAGCACTGCAGGAAGACGATTCGACGGTACGTAACGACGGCAGCGGAGCTGGGCTGGAGCCCCGGTGGCGAGGAGCCGACAGAAGAGCTGGCGGCAACGATCTACCGGCGACTGCGTCCGTCCGGCGACGGTAGTCCGGGGGAAGTCGAGCAACGACTGCTGCCGCACCGGGAGCAGATCCGGGAGTGGTTGAAGGCCCCGCCGGGCAAGAAGCGCGGACTGCAGCTAACCAAAGTGCATGGGCTACTCCGCCGCCGCTCGGGCGTGGATGTCCCCTACAGTTCGCTGCACCGCTTCGCGATCAAGCACTGCGGATTCCGTGAGCGCCGGCGGGTCACCCTCCGTAGGGCTGAGTGTGATCCGGGCGAGCTCGCCGAGGTCGATTTCGGCAAGCTCGGCCTGATCCCACACCCCGAGACGGACCGCCGACGCACCGCCTGGGCACTGGTCGTGGTCTTGCCCAGCAGCCGACACCAGTACGTTCACGTCACTCACTCACAGAAGTTTCCAGACCTTATCAGCGGCCTCGAGGACGCCTGGATCTTCTTCGGTGGAGTTAGTCAGCGCGTCGTCCTCGACAACCTTAAGGCAGCCGTCACCAAGGCCGACCTCTACGACCCGATCTTCGCCCGCAGCTTCGAGGATTACGCGCGCTACCGCGGGTTCGTAATAGACGCCGCCGCTTCCCGTCACCCCACGGGAAAACCTGTCGCCGAACGTGGTGTGCCCTACGTCCGCGAGAACCTCTTCCGCGGCGAGGACTGGCGTCACATCGAGCACCTGCAAAACCACGCCACCCGGTGGTGCCTCGAGACCGCCGGCACCCGCATCCACGGTACCACCCGACAACGGCCCCTGGACGTCTTTGAGGAGATCGAGCGCGACCAGCTCCTGCCCCTCACGCGGGAGCGCTACGACCCCCCGTCCTGGGGCCAGTGCAAGGTCCACCCCGACCACCACATCAGCTTCGACAAGGCACTGTATTCCGTGCCCACCCGTTACATCGGCAAGTCCGTATGGGTCGAGGCGAACAGCAAGATCGTGCGCGTTTACTCAGGCGGTGAGCGCATCAAGACCCATCCCAGGCAAGTCCCGGGCGGGCGCGCCACCGACTACGACGACTACCCGAGCGAGCTCACCTCCTACGCGCTACGCGACCCCAAACGCCTGATCCGTCATGCTGAGGAGCATGGCCCGCAGGTGGGTCGCTTCATGACCGAGCTCCTCGCCGGACCGTTCCCCTGGGCCAAGCTCCGCCAGGGCCAGAAACTGCTCCGGCTCGGCCAAAAATACGGTAGCCGTCGCATCGACCTCGCCTGCCAGCGCGCCCTCGCCTTCGAGCTCCTCAATGTCCGCCGCGTCGAGTCCATCCTACGCCAGGACCTCGAGCAGATCAGCCTGCCCTTCCTTGTGCCCTCGGACTGCGAGGTCCGCCCAATCCTCCCCGCTCGCTTTGCCCGCGAGCCTGGAAGCTTCGCCCACACGAACTCACCCACACAGGAGATCGACCCATGA
- a CDS encoding DUF2061 domain-containing protein: protein MSDSRGRSILKSLSWRIVATATTILIVLAFTGEIELAVTIGGVEIVAKLLIFYVHERTWQRVR, encoded by the coding sequence ATGAGTGATTCCAGAGGCCGCAGCATCCTCAAGTCATTGAGCTGGCGTATCGTCGCCACCGCCACCACGATTCTCATCGTCCTGGCGTTCACCGGAGAAATCGAGCTCGCGGTGACGATCGGGGGGGTCGAGATCGTCGCCAAGCTGCTCATCTTCTACGTGCACGAACGCACGTGGCAGCGGGTCAGGTGA
- the fetB gene encoding iron export ABC transporter permease subunit FetB, which yields MNAYIDVTWPSLLIAASLLIANLVLSAVLRLGMGRRLLVAGTRMVVQLFLLGLVLEWVFESANGPAVLALGLLMSVVAGVTAVRRTSIRFPAAYLDSVVVITTTAFLVTGVSVLGILRPTPVWDPQYVIPLLGMLLGNALTGISLGLDRFLTGVLADRTQVEGFLALGATRWEAARDSVREALRVGLIPTVNSMLVMGIVSLPGMMTGQMLAGAAPADAVRYQIMIVFMIAATVSTATFGVTMLAYGRIFTSDHRLRSASELGIELG from the coding sequence GTGAACGCATACATCGATGTTACCTGGCCGTCCCTACTCATCGCGGCTTCCCTCCTCATCGCGAATCTGGTGCTCTCCGCGGTGCTACGGCTGGGTATGGGCAGGCGGTTGCTCGTGGCCGGCACACGCATGGTCGTGCAGCTCTTCCTGTTGGGCCTGGTGCTCGAGTGGGTGTTCGAGTCCGCCAACGGGCCTGCGGTCCTGGCATTGGGCCTCCTGATGAGTGTAGTGGCGGGCGTCACGGCCGTTCGCCGGACCTCGATCAGGTTCCCCGCGGCCTACCTGGACTCCGTAGTCGTCATCACAACGACGGCGTTCCTGGTCACGGGCGTCTCCGTGCTGGGGATCCTCCGGCCGACCCCGGTGTGGGATCCCCAATACGTGATCCCGCTATTGGGGATGTTGCTCGGCAATGCCCTCACCGGCATCTCATTGGGGCTCGATCGCTTCCTCACCGGGGTGCTGGCAGATCGGACACAGGTGGAGGGCTTCCTCGCGCTGGGCGCCACACGATGGGAAGCGGCACGGGACTCGGTGCGCGAGGCGCTACGAGTAGGCTTGATCCCCACCGTGAACTCGATGCTCGTGATGGGGATCGTCAGCCTGCCCGGGATGATGACCGGGCAGATGCTTGCCGGCGCGGCCCCAGCGGATGCGGTCCGATATCAGATCATGATCGTCTTCATGATCGCGGCGACCGTGTCGACGGCGACGTTCGGCGTGACGATGCTCGCGTATGGCCGGATCTTCACGTCGGACCATCGGCTGAGGAGTGCCAGCGAGTTGGGGATAGAGCTGGGCTAG
- a CDS encoding carbohydrate binding family 9 domain-containing protein yields MRHSIPLGVAALSILMAGTAAGQTSPGARADYPIDPVSVPRPALAALRISEPITIDGVLDEAVWSQADTSTGTWIQVTPAPGMPATEPTSVRILYDESNLYIGARLYDSDTEHLYVPGLEPDYDTPSSDLFSVAFDSYHDGQSGFVFAVNPAGALYDAQTFNDGRDVIAAWEGIADIRTTVSEDSWFVEMAIPFATLRFNPVEGSQVWGLNFFRRIRRNNEDVMWAPVPLQYRVYKFSMAGTLEGLAGLPRARKLWLKPYALGSRLEGSRQAVTKTTRDVGLDVKWGITPRMTLDLTANTDFSQVEVDAEQVNLTRFSLFFPEKRDFFLENEGTFAFQDVSIRNFRTGSSSRNFRLFHSRRIGLSSTREVLPILGGARLTGRIGERFEVGFLEMQTRELAGPDGGSVSAAENFAVGRVKAHLSGGSSVGVMFVSRQETGTGGTAANYNRAYGVDGTFNLFQNLVLSAYVAGTDERSPVGDQTSATMLQAAWRSDIVNVSGLYKNVGDGFNPGVGFVDRRGVHRYFGTAGVHPQLRRRGVLEINPVVDVDFFTTLEGSVESRSITPRFNVRFMNGGSLSFNYADRYERLFEATSIAGAAVSAGTYEWRESSIRYSAPASEVLSGSVSVSGGDFYDGRRTSVSGRMKFRPNEHFSLDLAAQHNDLDLAGRAFTADLFSARLRYARDTRTFVMGFVQYNEATEELITNVRFNLIHAPLSDFFLVLTERRSLADGVTAAVLERGITLKGTKLLAF; encoded by the coding sequence ATGCGACACTCCATCCCCCTCGGCGTAGCGGCTCTTTCCATTCTCATGGCCGGCACCGCCGCAGGGCAGACCTCCCCGGGTGCACGTGCCGACTACCCGATCGATCCGGTCTCGGTGCCGCGTCCTGCGCTCGCAGCGCTCAGGATCAGCGAGCCGATCACCATCGACGGTGTGCTCGATGAAGCCGTGTGGAGCCAAGCGGACACCTCCACCGGTACGTGGATTCAAGTGACGCCCGCTCCGGGCATGCCTGCGACCGAACCGACGTCGGTGAGGATTCTGTATGACGAGAGCAACCTGTACATCGGAGCGCGCCTATACGACTCCGACACCGAGCACCTGTACGTACCGGGTCTGGAGCCGGACTACGACACGCCTAGCTCCGACCTGTTCAGCGTCGCGTTCGACTCTTACCACGATGGTCAAAGCGGCTTCGTCTTCGCCGTGAACCCGGCGGGCGCGCTCTACGACGCACAGACCTTCAACGATGGGCGCGACGTCATCGCGGCGTGGGAGGGCATCGCCGACATCCGCACGACCGTGAGCGAGGATAGCTGGTTCGTCGAGATGGCGATCCCGTTCGCGACGCTTCGATTCAACCCCGTCGAGGGAAGCCAGGTCTGGGGCCTCAACTTCTTCCGGAGAATCCGGCGCAACAACGAGGACGTGATGTGGGCCCCGGTTCCGCTTCAATACCGGGTCTACAAGTTCTCGATGGCCGGAACCCTGGAGGGGCTCGCTGGCCTCCCACGAGCTCGAAAGTTGTGGTTGAAGCCGTACGCGCTCGGGAGCCGCCTCGAAGGGTCCCGCCAGGCGGTGACGAAAACGACGCGAGACGTCGGACTCGACGTGAAATGGGGGATCACACCGCGCATGACGCTCGACCTGACCGCAAATACCGACTTCAGTCAGGTGGAAGTCGATGCCGAGCAGGTCAACCTGACCCGCTTCAGCCTGTTCTTCCCGGAAAAGCGTGACTTCTTCCTGGAGAACGAAGGCACCTTCGCGTTTCAGGACGTGTCGATTCGGAATTTCCGCACCGGCTCGTCCTCGAGGAACTTCCGGCTCTTCCATTCCCGCCGGATCGGTCTTTCGTCCACCCGCGAAGTGCTGCCGATCCTGGGAGGCGCCCGCCTCACGGGTCGCATCGGCGAGCGGTTCGAAGTCGGCTTCCTGGAGATGCAAACACGGGAGCTCGCAGGGCCGGATGGCGGCAGCGTGTCCGCTGCCGAGAACTTCGCTGTCGGTCGCGTGAAGGCACACCTGTCGGGAGGCTCATCCGTCGGAGTGATGTTCGTGAGCCGTCAGGAGACGGGTACGGGCGGGACCGCAGCCAACTACAACCGCGCCTATGGCGTGGACGGGACGTTCAACCTCTTCCAGAACCTGGTGCTCTCGGCCTATGTCGCGGGTACCGACGAGCGCTCACCGGTGGGGGATCAGACGAGCGCGACGATGCTCCAGGCCGCGTGGCGAAGTGACATCGTGAACGTGTCCGGCCTCTACAAGAACGTGGGAGACGGGTTCAACCCGGGCGTCGGCTTCGTCGACCGGAGGGGGGTGCACCGGTACTTCGGAACCGCCGGCGTCCACCCCCAGCTCCGACGCAGGGGAGTGCTCGAGATCAACCCGGTCGTCGACGTCGATTTTTTCACGACCCTGGAAGGCTCCGTCGAGTCGCGCTCGATCACCCCCCGGTTCAACGTCAGATTCATGAACGGCGGGTCGCTGAGCTTCAACTACGCCGATCGCTACGAGCGCCTCTTCGAGGCCACCTCGATCGCGGGCGCGGCGGTTTCGGCAGGGACGTATGAGTGGCGCGAGTCCTCGATCCGTTATTCCGCACCGGCGAGCGAGGTGCTCTCGGGATCGGTCTCCGTGAGCGGCGGCGACTTCTACGACGGGCGGCGGACGTCGGTCTCGGGGCGCATGAAGTTCCGACCGAACGAGCACTTTTCCCTCGACCTCGCGGCACAACACAACGACTTGGATCTGGCGGGGCGCGCCTTCACGGCCGACCTGTTCAGCGCGCGACTCCGCTACGCGCGTGATACTCGGACCTTCGTGATGGGCTTCGTGCAGTACAACGAAGCGACCGAAGAACTGATCACCAACGTCCGCTTCAACCTCATCCACGCACCGCTCTCGGATTTCTTCCTCGTCCTCACGGAGAGGCGATCGCTGGCCGACGGTGTCACCGCGGCCGTACTGGAGCGCGGCATCACGCTAAAGGGGACGAAGCTGCTGGCGTTCTGA
- a CDS encoding FAD-dependent oxidoreductase yields the protein MDRRTLLKTGGMGLLGLGLGACSRASGLSLPSPRLRLAPVRASWDRVIRTTVGLRPYRPSGFVLRAERLDDKTLIHNYGHGGSGMSLSWGTGSMAADIAVERDERRAAVIGCGVVGLTTARQLQRRGFDVTIYAMSVPPDTTSNMSLAAWTPTSGLVDRRRRTTAWDTQLRQAARIAYRQLQLLIGPEYGVSWIDSYALRDSAPTGGGRSADPDPLLPPELRTGSTLLGPGEHPFPTRYASQSTTLRIEPSTYLDALVRDFLRFEGRIVIRKFDTPRDLMALEEPIVVNCTGLGSHDLFGDRELTPLKGQLTVLVPQQDVNYATFGGLPGAGGFIHMQPRSDGIALGGTSEEGEWSLEPNEEARRRIVGAHMRLFDAMRGAPVALSLAALVLPSALSAR from the coding sequence ATGGATCGACGGACACTGCTCAAGACCGGTGGCATGGGCCTGCTCGGTCTGGGCCTCGGAGCTTGTTCACGCGCGTCGGGGCTCTCCCTCCCGTCCCCGCGACTCCGTCTCGCACCGGTCAGGGCGTCTTGGGATCGCGTGATCAGAACGACAGTCGGACTGCGACCGTACCGACCGTCCGGCTTCGTGCTCAGAGCCGAGCGCCTCGACGACAAGACGCTGATCCACAACTACGGCCACGGAGGCTCAGGGATGTCGCTGTCGTGGGGCACTGGCTCGATGGCGGCAGACATCGCCGTAGAGCGGGACGAGCGGCGGGCCGCAGTGATCGGGTGCGGAGTGGTCGGCCTGACGACGGCACGGCAGCTACAGCGGCGCGGCTTCGACGTGACCATCTACGCCATGAGCGTCCCTCCTGACACGACCTCGAACATGTCGCTCGCCGCATGGACCCCCACGTCCGGACTCGTCGACCGGCGTCGCCGCACCACAGCGTGGGACACTCAGCTCCGGCAGGCAGCAAGAATCGCCTATCGGCAACTACAACTGCTCATCGGGCCCGAGTACGGAGTTTCCTGGATCGACTCGTACGCGCTGAGAGACTCGGCACCCACGGGCGGAGGCCGAAGCGCGGACCCGGACCCGTTGTTGCCCCCTGAGCTCCGGACCGGATCCACGCTGCTCGGTCCTGGTGAGCACCCGTTCCCTACTCGGTACGCCAGCCAGAGCACCACGCTGCGGATCGAGCCGTCCACCTACCTGGACGCTCTGGTCCGTGACTTCCTCCGCTTCGAGGGTCGCATCGTCATCCGGAAGTTCGATACCCCGCGCGACCTGATGGCCCTCGAAGAGCCGATCGTCGTGAACTGCACCGGACTGGGATCGCACGATCTCTTCGGCGACCGCGAGCTCACTCCGTTGAAGGGTCAACTCACCGTGCTGGTGCCCCAGCAGGACGTGAACTACGCAACGTTCGGTGGGCTTCCCGGCGCCGGCGGCTTCATCCACATGCAGCCGAGAAGCGACGGCATCGCCTTGGGAGGGACGTCCGAGGAGGGCGAGTGGTCGCTCGAACCGAACGAGGAAGCGCGCAGGCGCATCGTGGGGGCGCACATGCGGCTCTTCGACGCGATGCGTGGGGCACCGGTCGCCCTTTCGCTCGCGGCGCTCGTACTCCCGAGCGCACTGTCCGCCCGCTAG
- a CDS encoding TauD/TfdA family dioxygenase translates to MSDTVAQRAGITIQPVTPTIGAEVSGVDLGRPLDDATFDAIHGALIEHQVIFFRDQEISVEAHKAFGARFGELDIHPNDPGLEGHPEVMVIHADEDSKRIAGAMWHSDVSCSPEPPMGSILRMFAVPPNGGDTLFASMYAAYEALSDRMKEMLDGLTAIHDGAPYYEEVNRIIGRDGGGKAYPQCEHPVVRVHPDSGRKCLYVNRMFTTRLVGLPQAESDALLAFLFEHVRNPELHMRFRWAPHSIAFWDNRCTQHFAVWDYFPQLRSGYRVTVKGTRPTG, encoded by the coding sequence ATGAGCGACACAGTGGCACAACGAGCCGGCATCACCATTCAACCGGTCACCCCCACGATCGGCGCTGAGGTATCCGGCGTCGATCTGGGCCGACCTCTGGATGACGCGACGTTCGATGCGATCCATGGGGCCCTGATCGAGCACCAGGTGATCTTCTTCAGGGACCAAGAGATCTCCGTCGAAGCTCACAAGGCGTTCGGGGCGCGTTTCGGGGAGCTCGACATCCATCCCAACGATCCTGGGCTCGAGGGCCATCCGGAAGTCATGGTCATCCACGCGGACGAGGACTCGAAGCGGATCGCGGGAGCGATGTGGCACTCCGACGTGTCGTGTTCGCCGGAGCCTCCTATGGGATCGATCCTGAGGATGTTCGCCGTGCCGCCGAACGGCGGTGACACCCTCTTCGCGAGCATGTACGCGGCCTACGAGGCACTCTCCGATCGCATGAAGGAGATGCTCGACGGACTGACGGCGATCCACGACGGGGCTCCCTACTATGAAGAGGTGAACCGCATTATTGGTCGGGATGGCGGCGGAAAGGCTTACCCGCAATGCGAGCACCCGGTGGTGCGCGTGCATCCGGACAGCGGACGAAAGTGCCTCTATGTGAACCGCATGTTCACGACACGACTCGTCGGTCTACCCCAAGCGGAGAGCGACGCACTGCTCGCTTTTCTCTTCGAGCACGTGCGCAATCCAGAGCTGCACATGCGTTTCCGCTGGGCGCCGCATTCGATCGCATTCTGGGACAACCGTTGCACGCAACACTTCGCCGTGTGGGACTACTTTCCGCAGCTGCGCTCGGGCTATCGTGTCACCGTGAAGGGGACGCGCCCCACGGGCTGA
- a CDS encoding PqqD family protein, translating into MNPKARDSHLLVHQVEDEMVVYDRTQKRAHRLNEAVAKVWSLLDGERSVNEIAGELEVDESVVALAVDDLANAQLLESSEPLSVSRRSALRRVASAAAVGVLLPVVASIPAPLAAEAESDGAICDAPCTF; encoded by the coding sequence ATGAATCCGAAGGCACGCGATAGCCATCTTCTCGTCCACCAGGTCGAGGACGAAATGGTGGTCTACGATCGGACCCAGAAACGGGCTCACCGGCTCAACGAAGCCGTTGCGAAGGTGTGGAGTCTGCTGGACGGGGAGCGGTCGGTGAACGAGATCGCTGGCGAACTCGAAGTCGACGAAAGCGTCGTCGCCCTAGCGGTCGATGACCTAGCGAACGCCCAACTGCTGGAATCCAGCGAGCCCCTTTCGGTCTCGAGGCGTTCGGCCCTACGCAGAGTTGCGAGCGCGGCGGCTGTCGGAGTCCTGCTACCTGTTGTGGCGTCCATTCCGGCTCCGTTGGCTGCGGAGGCGGAGTCGGACGGGGCGATATGCGACGCACCCTGTACTTTTTGA